The Oceanicola sp. 502str15 region TCGCTTGATCAGGAGTATCCGCCGACCGAGGCCGTGCACGAGATGCGGCGCAACGTTTACGAGCGCCTCCTTGCCTATGAGATGGCCGAGGGTGACGACGGTGTGCTCTATGAGGATTTCGACACCATCGGCGGCTCCCTCGCGGAAAGCTGGGAGGTATCCGACGACTTCACCTCAATCACCTTCACCTTGCGCGACGACGTCGTGAGCAGCTGGGGCAACCCGCTCGACGCCGACGACGTGATGTGGTCTTTCGAGCGCGGCTGGAACCTCAAGTCGAACTTCCACTGGTACATGACACAGGTGCTGAAGATCGAAGACTTCGACACTGCCTTTACCAAGATCGACGATCAGACCGTCAGCGTGACCATCCCCAACCCCTCGCCGCTTCTCGAAAAGCTTTGGACGAACAGCGACCTCGGCATTCTGGACGCCGACAAGATGCAGGAGATCGCCACCGAGGACGATCCTTGGGGGCAGCGCTGGCTTGCCACTAACTCGGCCTCATTCGGGCCCTACTCGGTGTCGAAGTACACCCCCGGCCAAGAAGTAATCTACGAAGCGAACGAAGACTATTTTCGCGGCGCCCCTGCGATCAAGCGGGTGATCTTCCGCGAGATGCCCACCAGCGCCAACCGCGTGGCCGCCCTGCAGGCCGGCGCCGTGGACGTGGCCGAATATCTCTCGCCGCGCGAGCTCTCGCTGCTGGGAAACATGCCGGGTGTTCGCGTCGAACAGGTGTTCGGCAACTACATCCACCGGGTCGAGATGCAAAACGAGATGCCCCCGTTCGACGATCCGAAGGTGCGCCAGGCAATGAACTATCTCGTCCCCCGCGACGAGATCGCCGAAGCCGTCTATTTCGGCACCGCGCGCGCCACCAAGAGTCCGGTTTCCGAGATCTACCCAGCCTTTACCGACGAGTACTTCGAGTATGAAAACAATGTGGAGAAGGCCAAGGAACTGCTGGCCGAAGCGGGCTACCCCGACGGGTTCGAAACCGAGCTGGGCTACCGGACCGGCGACCAGATCGAGGAAGAGCTTGCCGTGATCCTGCAAACGGCCTTCGCCCGGGCCGGTGTGACCGTCCAGCTCTCCAAGCTGCCGGCCTCAACGCTGGTGGAGCGCTATACGCAGGGCGAGATCGCGATGTACTTCTTCCGCGATATGGCCATCGTGCCTGATGCGGCCTATGTCGCGAACCTCTGGCTGAATTCGAACTCACTCATCGACTACTCGAATTTCCACAGCGATGAGGTGAACGAGCTCATAAACAACGCCCTTTCCTCGACGGACGAGGAAACCCGCGTGGCCGACATGATGCGTGTTCAACAGATCACGATGGAAGAAGCACCCTGGGTGTTCCTGTTCAACCCGGGCTACCAGCTTGCCATGCGTGAGAACGTGCAGGGCTACTCCTGGTACACCCCCAACGGCAACGCGTGGTTCGACTTCCACAAGGAATAAGGCGCCAAAGCTCCTCCAGTCGGCCGGGCCCACCCCG contains the following coding sequences:
- a CDS encoding ABC transporter substrate-binding protein produces the protein MTEEIESPELTKRLKHLNRRAALKLAAVGALALSILQPSDAWAQTPNETLIVAGPRTPESLDQEYPPTEAVHEMRRNVYERLLAYEMAEGDDGVLYEDFDTIGGSLAESWEVSDDFTSITFTLRDDVVSSWGNPLDADDVMWSFERGWNLKSNFHWYMTQVLKIEDFDTAFTKIDDQTVSVTIPNPSPLLEKLWTNSDLGILDADKMQEIATEDDPWGQRWLATNSASFGPYSVSKYTPGQEVIYEANEDYFRGAPAIKRVIFREMPTSANRVAALQAGAVDVAEYLSPRELSLLGNMPGVRVEQVFGNYIHRVEMQNEMPPFDDPKVRQAMNYLVPRDEIAEAVYFGTARATKSPVSEIYPAFTDEYFEYENNVEKAKELLAEAGYPDGFETELGYRTGDQIEEELAVILQTAFARAGVTVQLSKLPASTLVERYTQGEIAMYFFRDMAIVPDAAYVANLWLNSNSLIDYSNFHSDEVNELINNALSSTDEETRVADMMRVQQITMEEAPWVFLFNPGYQLAMRENVQGYSWYTPNGNAWFDFHKE